A region of Salvelinus namaycush isolate Seneca chromosome 9, SaNama_1.0, whole genome shotgun sequence DNA encodes the following proteins:
- the LOC120053537 gene encoding cytochrome c oxidase subunit 8B, mitochondrial-like, protein MSGIRGSVNLLRVAVRSQIVSKATLSHKPAKHHLSVGEQAIAMTAFFITILGPSGYVLAHMENYKHHS, encoded by the exons ATGTCGGGGATCAGAGGTTCTGTCAATTTGCTACGGGTCGCAGTGAGGTCGCAGATCGTCTCCAAAGCCACCCTGTCGCACAAGCCTGCGAAGCACCACCTATCCGTTGGG GAGCAAGCCATTGCGATGACCGCCTTTTTTATCACCATCCTGGGGCCCTCTGGTTATGTCCTGGCTCACATGGAGAACTACAAGCACCACTCCTAA